The following coding sequences lie in one Oligoflexia bacterium genomic window:
- the flgL gene encoding flagellar hook-associated protein FlgL: protein MRVSNNMNYEQVKGNIAKNRSEMADLQNQASSMKRITKPSDDPVGTSRMLGIRTDKVGSEQFVKNIDIARNFLSYTDLALGEATEVLARAKELALGQASDASTNASARLAVATEIEQLTRDMVHIGNRKVGERFIFGGYKTTHSPFDNDGNYRGDEGGMKIEVNKGVFTTINLPGDQVFLGKNSKLALVPSERRGSTTPNYPPIPASKEPEDIEIRGPANENDSVSAASSDSARESKRRESLKANETIESPKENAEGENIFTTLNALSAGLRANDTVAIQETLERLDGAHEQVVLLRSQVGSRVASLENTSLGLGKQKVEDASLLSSIEDADAFEVFTDITKNENTLKATLQTSGKLLQPSLLDFLR, encoded by the coding sequence GTGCGCGTCAGTAATAATATGAACTACGAGCAAGTGAAGGGCAATATAGCTAAAAATCGTTCAGAGATGGCTGACCTTCAAAATCAAGCATCGTCAATGAAGCGCATTACCAAACCTTCTGACGATCCTGTTGGAACATCTCGCATGCTTGGAATTCGTACTGACAAAGTTGGTTCAGAACAATTTGTTAAAAATATCGACATCGCAAGAAACTTCTTAAGCTACACAGATCTTGCGTTAGGTGAGGCCACAGAAGTATTAGCACGTGCAAAAGAATTAGCACTTGGCCAAGCCAGTGATGCGAGCACAAACGCATCAGCTCGCCTTGCAGTTGCCACAGAAATTGAACAACTCACTCGAGATATGGTTCATATCGGCAATCGCAAAGTAGGCGAGCGATTTATTTTTGGTGGATACAAGACCACTCATTCTCCATTTGATAATGATGGAAATTATCGGGGTGATGAGGGTGGAATGAAAATTGAAGTAAATAAGGGTGTTTTTACCACTATTAATTTACCCGGTGATCAGGTTTTCCTAGGTAAGAATAGTAAACTTGCTCTAGTACCATCTGAAAGAAGGGGATCGACAACTCCTAATTATCCACCAATTCCAGCTTCAAAAGAGCCAGAAGATATTGAAATACGTGGCCCTGCAAATGAAAATGACTCGGTGTCAGCTGCCAGTTCAGATAGCGCTCGTGAGTCAAAACGTCGCGAAAGTTTAAAAGCAAATGAAACCATAGAATCTCCTAAAGAAAATGCTGAGGGAGAAAATATTTTCACCACCTTAAATGCACTGTCAGCAGGTTTACGTGCAAATGACACAGTCGCTATTCAAGAAACATTAGAGCGTCTTGATGGCGCACATGAACAAGTCGTTTTGCTACGTTCACAAGTAGGATCTCGCGTTGCCTCGTTAGAAAATACCAGCTTAGGGCTAGGAAAACAAAAAGTTGAAGATGCTAGCCTCTTGAGTTCAATAGAGGATGCCGATGCCTTTGAAGTGTTCACAGATATAACAAAAAACGAAAATACTTTGAAGGCTACGCTGCAAACATCTGGCAAGTTACTTCAGCCCAGTTTGCTTGACTTTTTAAGATAG
- the flgK gene encoding flagellar hook-associated protein FlgK, giving the protein MSPRIGSIMTVGKQAMANSQTALQTTSHNIANANTEGYTRQRIEQQSAEPIGSGKLRIGQGSKTVGVTRVVNSYLNKQIQDETTKLGTSSGRQGSLDRVEQVYNESINKGLNRFLANFFNAFKEFANNPESQATRALVKESAKILTEDFHRIHNQLDSIQKDVDAQIRAQVSQINGYSKEIATLNEKIQMVEVSGAPANDERDRRDLLLKKLGELVNIRYAEGDNGKIAITAGNNALLVSGYEFNELIAKSTPADGIKREGNIDVFFRSGPKGSEFLVTNQLKGGHIGGALDARDSIINDLHSKLDHIAFSVTDEINALHRQGYDRYDQTGRNFFEPVQDEFNAALNIKLNEEIEEDSGYIAGAFQPGSPGDNRIANAIAAVQTKAIFQNGTSSVDDYFNGIVGEFAVLTRKNTMALEHQKNIVEQLKNVREGISGVSLDEETTDMVKFQKAYDASARLIKVADEMFDTVLNLKRL; this is encoded by the coding sequence ATGTCCCCACGCATTGGTTCAATAATGACTGTTGGCAAGCAAGCTATGGCAAATAGCCAAACTGCTTTGCAAACAACATCTCATAACATCGCTAATGCCAACACTGAAGGGTACACTCGTCAGCGCATTGAACAACAATCCGCTGAGCCCATTGGCTCGGGAAAATTAAGAATAGGCCAAGGTTCAAAAACTGTCGGCGTTACTCGTGTCGTTAATAGTTATCTCAATAAACAAATTCAAGATGAAACAACGAAGCTGGGAACCTCAAGTGGTCGTCAGGGTTCACTCGACCGGGTTGAACAAGTTTACAACGAAAGTATTAATAAAGGTCTGAACAGATTTTTGGCAAATTTCTTCAACGCTTTTAAAGAATTTGCAAATAATCCCGAGTCACAAGCGACACGCGCTCTTGTAAAAGAAAGTGCTAAAATTCTTACCGAAGACTTTCATCGTATTCATAATCAACTCGATTCTATTCAAAAAGATGTTGATGCTCAGATTCGTGCGCAAGTCTCACAGATCAATGGTTATTCAAAAGAGATCGCCACACTTAATGAAAAAATCCAAATGGTTGAAGTTTCAGGAGCTCCCGCTAACGATGAACGCGATAGGCGTGACCTTCTTTTGAAAAAACTCGGTGAGCTCGTTAATATTCGTTACGCTGAAGGTGATAACGGAAAAATCGCTATTACGGCAGGAAATAACGCTCTGCTTGTGAGTGGCTATGAATTCAATGAACTCATTGCTAAGTCGACTCCAGCTGATGGTATTAAGCGCGAAGGCAATATTGATGTTTTCTTCAGGAGTGGACCAAAAGGTTCAGAGTTTTTAGTTACCAATCAACTTAAAGGTGGTCACATCGGCGGAGCCCTTGATGCTCGTGACAGTATCATCAATGATCTTCATAGCAAATTAGATCACATCGCATTTAGTGTAACTGATGAAATCAATGCATTACATAGACAAGGTTATGACCGGTACGATCAAACAGGCAGAAATTTCTTTGAGCCCGTTCAAGATGAATTCAATGCAGCTCTAAATATTAAACTCAATGAAGAAATCGAAGAAGATTCAGGCTACATTGCTGGCGCATTTCAACCAGGAAGCCCTGGTGATAATAGAATCGCTAACGCCATTGCAGCTGTTCAGACAAAAGCAATCTTTCAAAATGGAACATCTTCTGTAGATGACTACTTCAATGGCATCGTTGGTGAGTTTGCGGTTCTAACTCGCAAAAATACAATGGCTTTAGAGCATCAAAAAAACATAGTCGAGCAATTGAAAAATGTTCGTGAAGGAATCAGTGGCGTAAGCCTTGATGAAGAAACAACGGACATGGTCAAATTTCAAAAAGCATACGACGCATCTGCGCGACTTATTAAAGTCGCCGATGAAATGTTTGATACCGTTTTAAATTTAAAAAGATTATGA
- a CDS encoding flagellar protein FlgN, producing the protein MHEAYKSLEIVLEDEIKVYRALLDLVRREKEVLISAKIDELNENNKSKEAMVLKIRALERVREKAARDLAAAVGASTESPRLLEIASKVVDPYNSKLRSIHSTLDLLIRRIKEINENNEALIQSSLKMVNGALGAIKDTLQPRSTYAQSGEVKKNEVAGHFVSKEV; encoded by the coding sequence ATGCATGAGGCCTATAAAAGTTTAGAAATCGTTCTCGAAGACGAAATTAAAGTCTATAGGGCTCTGCTTGATCTCGTACGCCGTGAGAAAGAAGTTCTCATCTCGGCAAAAATAGACGAACTCAATGAAAACAATAAATCAAAAGAAGCGATGGTTCTTAAAATCAGAGCCCTAGAGCGCGTGCGTGAAAAAGCAGCCCGTGACTTAGCTGCGGCTGTTGGTGCAAGTACCGAGAGTCCGAGACTTTTAGAAATAGCTTCAAAAGTTGTTGATCCGTATAATTCAAAATTGCGCAGCATACATTCAACATTAGATTTACTCATTAGGCGCATAAAAGAAATCAATGAAAACAACGAGGCTCTCATTCAATCGTCATTGAAGATGGTGAATGGGGCTCTCGGTGCAATTAAAGATACACTTCAACCTCGATCTACATATGCTCAATCGGGTGAAGTGAAAAAAAACGAAGTTGCAGGCCACTTCGTTAGCAAAGAAGTTTAA
- the flgM gene encoding flagellar biosynthesis anti-sigma factor FlgM: MKVTDKTSIDQLDGTAKAQGSKRKGAASSAQQTGNVSSSDQLASAKVKLSERAQDMKKVKDVVNSVPDVDEAKVAKFKAMIAKGEYKPDSAKTADKMVDEHAYNDFLTKTDG, translated from the coding sequence ATGAAGGTAACCGATAAAACTTCTATTGATCAGTTAGATGGAACAGCCAAAGCACAAGGCTCAAAAAGAAAAGGTGCAGCAAGCTCAGCCCAACAAACTGGGAATGTTTCGTCATCAGATCAACTTGCATCAGCAAAAGTAAAACTTTCTGAACGCGCACAAGACATGAAAAAAGTTAAAGATGTTGTGAATAGCGTTCCTGATGTTGACGAAGCAAAAGTTGCAAAGTTCAAAGCTATGATTGCAAAAGGTGAATATAAACCTGACTCAGCAAAAACCGCAGACAAGATGGTTGATGAACACGCATACAATGATTTTTTAACGAAGACAGACGGATAA
- a CDS encoding rod-binding protein, protein MKIKEKPLDVTQSSLHRAQSKKDQRDPRMLEAAQNFENQFIRQMISEMRKTVPGNELVPEGMGERIFREELDNKYADSWVERGGIGLADIIYDQLQDKYGNAATLPRKSPGEALRLPPGGSAQNDRPRDILRKSDGSLFMAKASEGGYVLKSVEPLPERVDLHSPYPGIVLQSAALEDGRQMVVVKHDQGLVTQMVHSGNNRVKNGQRVDAGSVIAELPASQRGEGAQVFFGLRREQKTE, encoded by the coding sequence ATGAAGATCAAAGAAAAACCACTCGATGTTACGCAGTCATCGCTACATCGGGCTCAATCAAAAAAAGATCAACGTGATCCGCGCATGCTCGAAGCTGCGCAAAATTTTGAAAATCAATTTATCCGACAAATGATTTCTGAAATGCGAAAGACAGTTCCGGGAAACGAACTTGTTCCCGAGGGAATGGGAGAAAGAATTTTCCGTGAAGAACTTGATAATAAATATGCAGATAGTTGGGTGGAGCGTGGCGGTATCGGGTTGGCTGATATTATTTACGATCAGCTTCAAGATAAATACGGAAACGCTGCTACTCTTCCCCGTAAGAGTCCTGGAGAAGCTTTAAGATTACCTCCGGGGGGATCAGCTCAGAATGATCGCCCTCGAGATATTTTGAGAAAATCAGACGGCAGTCTTTTTATGGCGAAAGCATCTGAAGGTGGATATGTTTTAAAATCTGTTGAACCTTTACCCGAGCGTGTAGATTTGCACAGCCCTTACCCTGGGATTGTTCTTCAATCTGCAGCTCTAGAAGATGGTCGTCAGATGGTTGTTGTGAAACACGACCAAGGCCTGGTGACACAAATGGTACATTCAGGAAACAACCGCGTAAAAAATGGACAAAGGGTTGATGCGGGATCAGTTATAGCAGAGCTCCCGGCATCTCAACGTGGAGAAGGTGCTCAGGTGTTTTTCGGGTTGCGTAGAGAGCAGAAAACCGAATAA
- a CDS encoding flagellar basal body P-ring protein FlgI: protein MQEMISSAKIMFFMILISGVAEAARLKDITNIRGVRENQLVGYGLVVGLNGTGDGKAEFTSKSIARMLDTMGMKLSTADIESKNVAAVMVTATLPAFARAGNKIDVTINSIGSASSLVGGTLLQTPLRASDQQVYAVAQGGVLVGLPSTGGGTSEKGHPTVARVPHGAMIETDSASDFSNRKMFRLTLFDADFTTASRVVKTINQDLGGKFASAKDAGTIDIVVPFNYEGDAVELMASIENLDVSSDTKARVVVNERTGTVVIGERVQIQTVAISHGNLSVQVKATSSNQEESPEIRGPASTSGKTKGNRVALFQKSASVGDLVKALNALGVTPKDLITILQTIKAAGALQGELEVL from the coding sequence ATGCAAGAAATGATATCATCCGCTAAAATAATGTTTTTCATGATTTTGATAAGTGGTGTTGCTGAAGCAGCACGACTAAAAGATATTACAAACATTCGTGGTGTTCGAGAGAATCAGTTAGTTGGTTATGGTCTCGTAGTGGGTCTTAACGGAACCGGTGACGGTAAAGCTGAATTCACTTCAAAAAGTATTGCCCGCATGCTTGACACAATGGGAATGAAACTTAGTACAGCTGATATTGAAAGTAAAAATGTCGCTGCTGTTATGGTGACGGCAACACTGCCAGCATTTGCGCGTGCTGGTAATAAAATTGATGTCACTATTAATAGCATCGGAAGCGCTTCAAGTTTGGTGGGTGGAACACTTCTTCAAACACCTCTACGTGCTTCAGATCAGCAAGTTTACGCTGTAGCTCAAGGTGGAGTACTTGTGGGGCTCCCATCAACTGGTGGTGGAACCAGTGAAAAAGGTCACCCTACAGTTGCTCGTGTTCCCCATGGAGCGATGATTGAAACAGATTCGGCGAGTGATTTTTCAAATCGCAAAATGTTTAGACTCACTTTGTTTGATGCTGATTTCACAACCGCATCTCGAGTGGTTAAGACCATAAATCAAGACTTGGGTGGAAAATTTGCATCTGCAAAAGATGCAGGCACAATTGATATTGTGGTTCCTTTTAATTATGAAGGCGATGCCGTTGAACTCATGGCTAGTATTGAAAACCTAGACGTGAGTAGTGATACAAAAGCGCGCGTTGTTGTGAATGAACGCACTGGCACTGTGGTAATCGGCGAACGTGTGCAAATTCAAACAGTTGCAATCAGTCACGGAAATCTTTCTGTACAAGTGAAGGCCACAAGTTCAAATCAAGAAGAGAGTCCAGAAATTCGCGGGCCCGCTTCAACATCTGGTAAAACCAAGGGAAATCGCGTTGCACTTTTTCAAAAGTCAGCAAGTGTTGGAGATCTTGTAAAAGCGTTGAACGCGTTGGGCGTTACGCCAAAAGACCTGATCACAATTTTGCAAACCATAAAAGCAGCCGGCGCATTGCAAGGCGAGCTTGAGGTTTTATGA